The Paenibacillus sp. FSL R7-0345 DNA segment CCCTTAGCGTTCCTTTAACATTGCCGTGATTTTCAATATAGCTGCTAAAGGTCATCGTCACTTGATGCGTTGACTTGCTGACAACAAATTCGCCTGCCTGCCCGTCATCCGAGACCAGCGCTCCGCTGATGTCGTTATACAGCTGGAACTGTTCCGGCAGCTTAAAGGTAAAGGTATCTCCGGCGCTATAGCTGTGTCCGTCTTGAAGCGCCCACGTATAGTCCAGCGTTACATTTGAGTTCACATCATAGACGCTGTCCGTTACCGTGCTTCCGTCAGGTGCGTATACTGCCATAGACACGCTGGTAATGATGTCTGCCTCTTTTTCGATGGCTCCTGCATTAACCTGTGTAATAAACCCGATTCCATTAGCGTACTGCACAAACAGCATAAGAATCACAATAGCCAGACTGAACCTCTTTTTGATCATTCCCCGGTAGCCCCCCAATCCTGATATTCGTTTCAGCTCTCACCAAGGCTTCTGTTCAAGATGGCGCCGAACCTGCTGGTAATGGCACACTCCGCCCCAAGTCCAGTTATGTAATTCGGTCGCAAAGCGTCCACCTTATGTAAACTTGCAGAATTCCTTCCTTTTCTGGTCAGAGTGAGCGTTATATACTTATATCACCTAAGTATAGAAGCTTAGAATCAGATTCATGTTTAAAATCAGAATATTTATTTTAAAAAGCAGGCTTTATCAAAAGGGAGAGAAACTCGTGGATCTGATAAGCTTTTTTGCACGGCAGCGTGAGACCGATTTCATCATGTTCTCGGCGCCGCATTTCATTGCTCTGGCAATAGCTGCAGGACTCTGTCTGCTGCTGTTTGCCGCAAGGTTTGCCCTGCGGACCCGCCCGGTTCTGCGGAATTCGGTCCGCTGGCTGCTGATTATTGTGCTGCTGGCTTCAGAAGGCGGGCTGCATGTGTGGTATTTGTCCCATGATATCTGGACCAGCCGCAATTCACTGCCGCTGGAGCTCTGCGGAATTACGCTCCTGCTGTCAGCGGTCATGCTGCTCACCCGCAGCCGGCTGCTCTACTCTTTTCTCTATTTTGCCGGGATCGGCGGAGCCTGTATCGCTCTCCTGACACCTAATCTGGTCTACCCCTTTCCGCATTTCCGCTTTCTGCTGTTTTTTACCGCACATATTGCGATTGTACTGGCTTCCCTGTTCATGACCTGGGCTTACGGATTCCGTCCTGTCTGGCGTTCTCTGCTGTTCACCATGCTCTGCCTCAACCTGATCGCCGTTATAGTGTTTGGACTCGACAAGCTGCTTGATGCCAACTACATGTTCCTGGCCCATAAGCCAAGCACCTTCTCCGTCCTTGAATACTTCGGCCCTTATCCGTACTACCTGCTTGTAGAAGAGGCCTTTGCCTTTATCATCTTCCTGCTGATGTTCCTCATTTTCTTCAAGCTGCCGGAGATGATCAGAAGCCGCCGGAATACCTCCCGAAGCAGAAATTTATAAGCTTGTACGTCAAAAAAGCACCACGCCGGAATAACCGGCATGGTGCTTTTTAATGATCCGAAAAGGGCCTCGCCCTCATCCGGAATGAATTAAGCTTCGATGATTTCGACCGAAGTCATTTTGTCGCGTCCCTGGAAGGTGTCAACCAGCTCCATGCCTTGGACAACCTTACCGAATACAGTGTGGACTCCGTCAAGGTGCGGCTGCGGTGCATAGCAGATGTAGAACTGGCTTCCGCCTGTGTTTCTGCCGGCATGTGCCATTGCCAGGGTTCCGCGCTCATGCTTGTTCGGGTTGATCTCGCAGTTGATGGTGTAACCAGGACCGCCTGTGCCTGTTCCGTTCGGACAGCCGCCCTGTGCTACGAAGCCAGGGATGACACGGTGAAATACCAGACCGTTGTAGAAACCGTCGTTAGCCAGCTTCTCGAAGTTAGCTACAGTATTAGGAGCATCGTTTTCAAACAGGTCGATCAGCACTACGCCGCCGTTTTCGAGTGTAACTTTCGCTTGCTTTGCCATATGTAAATGACCCCTTTCAAATTTTCAGATATAGAACACGTTTATTAGTTTACTATGAAACTCCGTACAAAGCAAAAGCAAAGCAAGCGGGAGGGTTTCCCGCTTGCTCAGCAAACGTACATAGCCTGAAGGCCTCTCAAGGAGCACCTGATTTATTTCGTTACAGCATTCTTTGCAATGCGCTCTGGTACAATATCGTTAGCTACAATGTCACCATGACTCTCACGGCGCACAACTACATCGCTCTGGCCGTTCTGTACAAAGACTACTGCCGGACGGCGGATCCGGTTGTAATTGCTGGCCATCGAATAGTTGTAGGCTCCTGTGCAGGCAACAGCTAGCAGATCCCCGCTGTTAACGGCCGGAAGCTCTACATCCCAGATCAGCATGTCGCCGCTCT contains these protein-coding regions:
- a CDS encoding TIGR02206 family membrane protein, whose product is MDLISFFARQRETDFIMFSAPHFIALAIAAGLCLLLFAARFALRTRPVLRNSVRWLLIIVLLASEGGLHVWYLSHDIWTSRNSLPLELCGITLLLSAVMLLTRSRLLYSFLYFAGIGGACIALLTPNLVYPFPHFRFLLFFTAHIAIVLASLFMTWAYGFRPVWRSLLFTMLCLNLIAVIVFGLDKLLDANYMFLAHKPSTFSVLEYFGPYPYYLLVEEAFAFIIFLLMFLIFFKLPEMIRSRRNTSRSRNL
- a CDS encoding peptidylprolyl isomerase gives rise to the protein MAKQAKVTLENGGVVLIDLFENDAPNTVANFEKLANDGFYNGLVFHRVIPGFVAQGGCPNGTGTGGPGYTINCEINPNKHERGTLAMAHAGRNTGGSQFYICYAPQPHLDGVHTVFGKVVQGMELVDTFQGRDKMTSVEIIEA